TCCGTCCATGTCCCGTCTGCGCACCATTCTCCCCGACGCGGCGATCGCGGTCCTTGACGCAGGTCAATCGGAAGGGGGGACGACTCTCCGGACCCGCTTGATCTCGCCCCGCCGGCGCTTCGCGTCCAGGCGGCGCTCTCTCGACGCTCCGGGGGGGCGGGTCTCCTTCCGGGGCTTGACCGGCTCCGCCGCGGCCGCCACCAGCGCCGCCAGCCGGTCCCGGGCGTCCTCCCGGTTCCGTTCCCGGGTCCGGAACCGCCGCGCCTCGATCAGCAGGAATCCCTCCGCGGTGACGCGCCTCCCGGCGAGGCGGAGGAGCCGGTCGCGGACATCGGCGGGAAGCGACGGGGAGTTCCGGACGTCGAACCGGAGCTGCACGGCGGTAGCCACCTTGTTCACGTTCTGTCCGCCGGGACCGGGGGAGCGGACGAACCGCTCCCCGATCTCCGATTCGCCGATGCAGATCGACCGCGTGACCCGGATCATCCACCCATGGTATCAGCGGGCGGTCAGTTCTTCGAGTAGCAGCTGAAACCGAAGGCGGCGGCCATTCTCCGCTCCTCGATCAGCTCCTCGGCCGCGGATTCCGCGCGGGCGAAGAACGGCTCGATGACGACCCCGTCGTAATGATACTCGGCGGTGGCCCGCCGGGCGGTTTCGAGAAGCTCCTTCGCGCGCGCCACCTTGCCGGGCACGCACTCCTTCGCTCCCACCTGCTCGGCCGTCGCGATCCTGGACGAGACCCGGTCGAGCCGGCCCGAGAGCGGCACGATCATCTCCTCCAGGTCGTGCGCGGCCATCCCCGGATAGTACGGGAAGAGAACGGCCGCCTCCCCGTTCCCCGGCTGCGCCCGGTACTCGAGGGACGCCTTGTGGAGGAGCGCCGGGTCGCAGGCGTTCTCCTCGGAAGAGAACCTCGGCCAGAAGGTCCCCATCAGCCACTGGGGGGCCAGTCCCGCCTCGTGCGTCGCGAGGTGCACGGTCCAGTTGGACGCGGCGGCCTGCCACTCCTGCGGAACGGGCGGGGGCGCGAACGTCGACCGGCCGCCGGCCACCGTCAGCAGCGCTTCGGCGAACGCCATGGTGTGGACGTACTCCAGCCCTTTCGCGCGGAACAGTTCGGTGTGGGCGAGGTCCGGGCAGATGAACGATCCGCTGTACACGGTCCCCTCCTTTTCCGCGGACCCGGCCACCGCCGCGACCCGCATCCCGCCGGAAACCGCAGCCGCCGCCAGGACCACGACCAGCACGAATTGAATCCTCTTCATCGTATGCACCCCCACTGGAAATGCAGGAAGGTTTAGCAATATGCGGGCCGATGGCGACAGGAGTAATTCTTCTTTAATATCGGCGTGTTTTATAACGAATGATCAGGGACAAACACGATTATGAAATTGCGGCGGAGGTTTCTTTCGATTCTTTCCCGGTTTGTGCGGAAAAGCGAAGGGGTTGCGGCATCGCCGCAACCCCTCTCGTATCCATTGGTAGGCGGAACAGGACTTGAACCTGTGACCCTCGCCTTGTAAGGGCGATGCTCTACCAGCTGAGCTATCCGCCCGCGCCAGCCCGCCCGCGCGAACGATCAACGTAACAGCCCGCGTCGGCGACCGTCAACCGCCCTTCGGGGCTTCTGCTATGATGCGGGCATGAAGATCGCGATCCTCGGCGCCGCGGGGTTCATCGGGCGCGCCGCCGCCGTGGAGCTGTCCCGCCGTCCCGAGGTCGGGGAACTAATCCTCGTCGATTACGTGATCCGGGACGCGAAGCGGCTGGCGAAGGCACTCTCCCCCAAGTGCCGGTTCGCGATGGCCGACGTCGGGAAGACGCGGGAGCTCGAGCGCCTGCTGGCGGGGATCGACGCGGTGGCCGCGGCCGCGGGGTCGTGCGGGGAGCACGAAACGCCGTTGCTCCTCGCGTGCGCGTCGATGGGCGTCGCGGCGGCGTCGATCGGGGACGGGACGCTTTCGGACGCGGACCGGGACGCGATCTCCGGCTCCTTCCGCGCCGCCGGGGTCCCGGCCGTCGCGGGGTGCGGGATGATGCCCGGGTGGACGGATCTCCTCGCGGCGCACTTCCTCGGCCCCGACCGCGCTGCGCCCCCCCCCGAGCGGGAAAGATACCTGTTCTTCTCCCCCGACCGGTTCGGAGGGTACGAGTTCATGCGGTCGCTCGCCAGGAGAACCGGGGGGCCGTCCGGGGTTCCGCGCGGCGCCCCGGCGGGACGGTATTTCACGTGGACGGGCGGCGCGTCGATCGGCGTGCCGGAAGGGAGGGCGGGCGCGCGGCTATCCCGCATCTCCGGGGCGGCGGGGAAGCTCGGCCCCGTGGGCATCGAAT
The sequence above is drawn from the Deltaproteobacteria bacterium genome and encodes:
- a CDS encoding saccharopine dehydrogenase NADP-binding domain-containing protein translates to MKIAILGAAGFIGRAAAVELSRRPEVGELILVDYVIRDAKRLAKALSPKCRFAMADVGKTRELERLLAGIDAVAAAAGSCGEHETPLLLACASMGVAAASIGDGTLSDADRDAISGSFRAAGVPAVAGCGMMPGWTDLLAAHFLGPDRAAPPPERERYLFFSPDRFGGYEFMRSLARRTGGPSGVPRGAPAGRYFTWTGGASIGVPEGRAGARLSRISGAAGKLGPVGIEFAGALLLWLRGSLAGPRGAPAAVAGVAAGDPFARVEDPHGNLGAALFAEAAVRLAARPKKGIGLLPLPELIGREEAEAIAARSGARIVTG
- the arfB gene encoding aminoacyl-tRNA hydrolase codes for the protein MIRVTRSICIGESEIGERFVRSPGPGGQNVNKVATAVQLRFDVRNSPSLPADVRDRLLRLAGRRVTAEGFLLIEARRFRTRERNREDARDRLAALVAAAAEPVKPRKETRPPGASRERRLDAKRRRGEIKRVRRVVPPSD